The Fimbriimonadaceae bacterium nucleotide sequence AGCAGGCACGGCGTCTTCCAGGTCGAAGACGTAGACGTCGGCGGGGCACAGGCTGGCGTTCAGAAGGAGTTTGGGGGTGTCGCCCGGGACATACAGCCGGGACCGGCGTAGGCGGCCAGTCCGCGGGCTGCGCCGGACGGCGGCCCGTCGGGGAGCTTCGTACCCGGCTTGGGCGAAGGTCGATCCCAGCCGGGCCCGCCACGTGAAAGGCAAGGCTCCGGAATCGACGGCGTGGACGCGCAGGCCCGGGCCGCCCCAGTCGACGGCCATCTCCTGGACCTGCCGCTCGATCGCCTCCCCGTACAAGGTCTTTACCGACGACTCGTAGCTGAACGAGAACTGGCCGTCGGGTTCGGCGACGACCCTTACGTCTGCCCGGATGTCGGGCCCGGCATGACCAGCGACAAAACTCATTGCCAGGCCACCGGAAGCCACGTGTTGCGCCAAGCCCCGTGATGGGCTCCCCCGGCGCGGTAGTAGGGGCTCAAAGTCACCGGTTTGCCTCCCGGCGGCCTGAGTTCGACGTCGTCGCCCGACTCATGCAGGCAGTTAAGCGGGAACAGACGTGGCAAGCGGACGGTCGGCGCGGTGGGGATGTCCCCGTCTGGGCCCGCCGCCAAGACAAAGGGGCCACGGCTGAAACAGACGTACTCCTCGTGGACGACCTCTTGGCCGTGGTGGTCGACAGTGTGCGTGTAGGGTTGGGCGGCGACCTTTGGCCGGGCCTCGAACTGGAATGGCTCGCCCGGGGACAGGACGGCCTCGACAACCCTTCCGCCACCCTCGCACCAGGCCGGTACCCGGACATGAAGGGTCGTGGGTTTGTCCGCGGCCAGGCTGAACCTCTCGTCCCCTTGGCGGACTAACTGCACTCTGACCCCTTCCGGTGTCTCGGCTTCGAAAGGTTGAAGCAGATTGACCGTCGAGCCGTCAAAGGCGGCCCGTGCGGCACGCTCCAGGGCCAGGGCCCCGCTTGACTTGCAGCACGCCCAGTGGTAGGTGTTGTTGCGGCGGCCGTTGGCAAAGGTGAAGTAGCACCAGTCCTCCCCATCGGCGTCTTGAGCCCCAAGCACGGCGTTGAGCAGGGTCTTCTCCGCTTCGTCGGCATAGGACGGGTCGCCGGTCAGGGCGTGGAGGCGGAGGGAGAGGTCGAGCCAGGTCGCCGACGAGCACGTCTCGACAAACCCAGTCGGGGTAAAGAACCCCCGGGGGTTGAACACCTCCATGTGGGTCGCCACGCCTCCCCACGGGCCACCCAACGGGTTGAGGTGGTGACGGCGGACGTCGTCGTAGAGCGCCACGACGGCCTGGAGGGCTTGGTCGTCGTCCAGCGCCTTGCCTGCTTCGAGCATGCCGACCAGGCACCAGAGGATCTGATACACCTTGCCAGTCCCCACCTTGCTCACGTCGCACCCGGGGCGGGCAGAAAGGAGTCCGAGTCCTTGGGCGTCGGCGTACCGGAGTTCCTCGATCGCCGTCGTGGCGAAGCGCAGGTCACTGGTCACCTGGGAGAGCAGGGCAAGGGGCTCGACCATGACCAAGCTGCTCAGGCCCGCGTGGTTACCCTGGTGAACGAGGTGCCGGCCTTCGCTCACCGTCCGGACGACCAGACTGCCGATGCGCTCGGCGACTTGAAGGGCGTCCGGGCGGCCTGTCGCCAGGAGCCCGAGCACCAGCCAGGCGTGCACCCACAGGTCCCACGTCCTCTGCCCCCCGACATGTTCCGACGTGAACCGGGCCAGCGACCCCGACGGGTACGTCCCCAGGTAGCCGTCGGGTTCCTGCCATCCCGCCAACGCCTCGACGACCCGACCGATTGAGCGGTCCAGATCTTCGTCGCCGGTCCGACCCGCCGCCAGGCTCGCCGCCACCAACCACTTGCCGACGTGCTCGCCATACCAGTCGCCACCGTGGCTCGCTTCCCGGGAGGTCGGCGAGAACATCGCGACCGGTTCGGACTCCTCGTCGATGACAAAAGACTTGAGCCTTCGTTCGACACTCAGGTCGACCGCCCGCCTCAGGGGCTCGGACGTGAAGCGGAAGCGGACGGAATCCGGCATCAGGCCAGGCCACCCGACAACGGAGCAATCGTGGGAGTCCCGGCACCGAAGCAGCCAGACTCGACCATGAACGCGACCGCCCCGCTGAGGATCGGGTCGGCTTCGTCCGTGACCTGCAGGACCGGGACGCCGTCGATGGTCAACCGGAGGGTCGGGCCCGAGACCTCGACGCAGAACTCATAGTCGTGGAAGGGTTCCCAAGCGAACGGGGCCTGGGCGACGACCCGCCGCTCGTGGTCGACCTTGTCGAGGCGGACTTCGCCGGCTCCGCCGAACACAAAGGCGTAGAACTGCCTCATCCCCCGGCACCGCACGGCGAGCCCGGCTGACGTGGCCATCCGCGGCGTGACCCGGGCCGTGACGCGATAGTCGGTCCACTCACGGTTTCCCTGGATGAGGAGGCCGGTGCCCTCGTTGTGGGTGAGGAACTCATAGGCGTCCCGGACGTATTGGAACCGGTCGACGGCCTGGCCCCAGGCCCTGGCCCACATCGTTCCCTTCACCGGCGGCCACGAGGTCGTCGGCACCCCCGACCAATCGACTGTGTCAATCAGGAGCCGGCCGCTCTCTAACGCGACACCAAGTTCGTGAACCGGATACCCACCTTGGTCACCGATCGTCCACGCGACCTCGGTCGTCTCGCCTTCGGCCAGATGGAAGGCCGGCCCGTCCACCGTGACCGTCTCGTCGTTCTCGTCATATCGACCGATAAAGAACCTTCCCTTTGTGCCGGCGGCGAGGCCAGAAAGTATGGCCTTGACGGTGTGCCCGGGATAGAGCGTCGGGCTGGCGACAAGGACGTAGCCGGTCACCACGTCCTTGAACTCCGGCGGGATGAACGTCGGGGTGGAGGCACGGACGGCGGCGTGGCGGGCGTCGACGACCAACCCGCCGAGGCCGTCTGCCTCGGCCTGGCTGATGTTGTGGACGGCACCGGGACGGTCGGCACAACGCCAGCCCTGGACACTCCCCGGGAACGAAAAGTGGAACTTGGCCCCGCCCTTGGGAGCCAGCCGAGGCAGTCCCGCCAAGGCACGTCCCGCGTCGGCGACGGCGACCGCCTCGGAAACGGCGTCCGTGATCGCCCGCCCCGTGTCGGCTGACGGCAGGTAGAGCCGGTCAGCGACCGGGCCGCGCCAGTCCTTGACCGCCAAGCCCGGCAAACCACGGAG carries:
- a CDS encoding glycoside hydrolase family 127 protein yields the protein MPDSVRFRFTSEPLRRAVDLSVERRLKSFVIDEESEPVAMFSPTSREASHGGDWYGEHVGKWLVAASLAAGRTGDEDLDRSIGRVVEALAGWQEPDGYLGTYPSGSLARFTSEHVGGQRTWDLWVHAWLVLGLLATGRPDALQVAERIGSLVVRTVSEGRHLVHQGNHAGLSSLVMVEPLALLSQVTSDLRFATTAIEELRYADAQGLGLLSARPGCDVSKVGTGKVYQILWCLVGMLEAGKALDDDQALQAVVALYDDVRRHHLNPLGGPWGGVATHMEVFNPRGFFTPTGFVETCSSATWLDLSLRLHALTGDPSYADEAEKTLLNAVLGAQDADGEDWCYFTFANGRRNNTYHWACCKSSGALALERAARAAFDGSTVNLLQPFEAETPEGVRVQLVRQGDERFSLAADKPTTLHVRVPAWCEGGGRVVEAVLSPGEPFQFEARPKVAAQPYTHTVDHHGQEVVHEEYVCFSRGPFVLAAGPDGDIPTAPTVRLPRLFPLNCLHESGDDVELRPPGGKPVTLSPYYRAGGAHHGAWRNTWLPVAWQ
- a CDS encoding ADP-ribosylglycohydrolase family protein, translated to MIVPPTSLASPPVPEPVGHASHPSYAERVYAGVLGKLIGVYLGRPVENWSQDRIEAEFGEITYYVHEKRARRLIVTDDDISGTLTFLRALEDSGYDPGLTPEQIGRTWLNYLVEEKTILWWGGLGNSTEHTAYLRLKSGVPAPQSGSAALNSQIVSEQIGSQIFIDGWGLVNPGDPERAADFARRAASVSHDGEAVYGAQVVAAMVALAFVRRDIESVVAEAASLVPPDCVVRRLIDELREGIARGDTWRQARAFLDREYGYDRFVGNCHLVPNHGVVIMSLLHGRGCFDTSMSIVNTSGWDTDCNSGNVGTVLGVLRGLPGLAVKDWRGPVADRLYLPSADTGRAITDAVSEAVAVADAGRALAGLPRLAPKGGAKFHFSFPGSVQGWRCADRPGAVHNISQAEADGLGGLVVDARHAAVRASTPTFIPPEFKDVVTGYVLVASPTLYPGHTVKAILSGLAAGTKGRFFIGRYDENDETVTVDGPAFHLAEGETTEVAWTIGDQGGYPVHELGVALESGRLLIDTVDWSGVPTTSWPPVKGTMWARAWGQAVDRFQYVRDAYEFLTHNEGTGLLIQGNREWTDYRVTARVTPRMATSAGLAVRCRGMRQFYAFVFGGAGEVRLDKVDHERRVVAQAPFAWEPFHDYEFCVEVSGPTLRLTIDGVPVLQVTDEADPILSGAVAFMVESGCFGAGTPTIAPLSGGLA